One window of the Lytechinus variegatus isolate NC3 chromosome 3, Lvar_3.0, whole genome shotgun sequence genome contains the following:
- the LOC121411987 gene encoding cystine/glutamate transporter-like — protein sequence MSVLRVLLVASREGQVPEVLSMVHINQKTPLPAAAGLLPIAIIMMVSGDVSSLINYIGFSGWFFTALACAVIPYYRWKYPYLKRPIKVPLVIPIIFVCCALFLIGMSIYSSPVDCGIGLAITLLGIPVYYVGVAWKNKPNWFINGMG from the exons atgtctgttttaag AGTGCTGCTCGTAGCATCACGTGAAGGCCAAGTTCCCGAAGTCCTGTCAATGGTACACATAAATCAGAAGACACCACTTCCAGCCGCAGCAGGCCTG TTACCTATCGCCATCATAATGATGGTAAGTGGAGATGTGAGTAGTTTGATCAACTACATAGGATTTTCCGGCTGGTTCTTCACCGCTTTAGCCTGTGCAGTCATCCCGTATTACAGATGGAAGTATCCTTACCTGAAACGACCCATTAAG GTTCCTCTTGTGATACCAATTATCTTCGTATGCTGTGCATTGTTCCTGATTGGTATGTCAATCTACAGCAGTCCTGTAGATTGTGGAATAGGTTTAGCCATTACTCTTCTAGGGATACCAGTCTACTATGTGGGCGTGGCTTGGAAGAATAAACCCAATTGGTTCATCAATGGAATGGGTTAG